The Dictyoglomus sp. region CTATAGAAGAAAAATTTAGATTTTATAGTTTTGGAGATGCTATGTTTATATATTAAGTGAAATATGAGATTTGAAATAATTAAAAAAGATATTAAAAGTAGAGCAAGAATAGGAAAAATTACTACTACTCATGGAGAAGTTAATACTCCTGTTTTTATGCCTGTAGGGACTCATGGGGCTGTAAAGACTTTAACTCCTGAAGAAGTAAGGGAACAAGGAGCAGAAATTATTTTAGGAAATACTTATCATCTATTCTTAAGACCAGGTTCTAAAATTATAAAAAATGCTGGAGGGCTTCATAAATTTATGGGATGGGAAGGACCTATTCTTACTGATAGCGGGGGATATCAAGTTTATAGCTTAGCAAGATTAAGTAAGATAGAAAATGATGGAATATATTTTAATTCCCATATAGATGGTACGAAACACTTTTTTACTCCTGAATTAGTTATGGAGATTCAGTTTCATTTGGGCTCTGATATAATTATGCCTCTAGATGTGTGTATAGGTTATCCTGCAAGTTTCTGGGAAACAAAATTTGCCTTAGATCTCACCTTGGATTGGCTTAAAAGAAGTATTGAGTATAAAAAACTTAGAGAAGATCAACAAATCTTGTTTGGAATAGTTCAAGGAGGGTTTTACCCTTCTTTAAGAAAAGAAGCAGTAGAGAAAATGGTTGACTTACCTATCTTTGGTTTTGCTTTAGGAGGTATAAGTGTGGGTGAACCCAAAGAAAAAATGTATGAGATAATTAATTATACTACTGAACTTCTACCTGAAGATAAGCCAAGATATTTAATGGGAGTAGGAGCCCCAGAAGATTTAGTTATTGCTGTTGGATTTGGAATAGATATGTTTGATTGTGTTCTACCTACAAGACTTGCTCGTCATGGTGTATTTTATACAAAAGAAGGAAGAAGGAATATTAAGAATTCAAAATATAAAGAGGATTTTCTTCCATTAGAAGAAGACTGTGATTGTTATTCTTGTAAAAAGTTTACAAGATCATATATAAGACATCTCTTTCTTCAATATGAAACTTTGGCCTATAGACTCTTAACTATTCATAATTTAAGATTTTTATTTAGACTTATGAGGAATATTAGAGAAAGTATTAAAGAAGGGAGGTATGAAAGCTTTAAGAAAGAGTTTTTAGAAAATTATTTGAAATCTGATAGAGAAAATAGAATAAAAAAGGAGGAGCTATGGACCAAAATACTGGAAGTTTGATTAGTATTTTAATATTTTGGGGAGTCTTTCTTGCAATTTTTTATTTTATTGCTATCATTCCTCAAAAAAGAGAAGAAAAAAGAAGGAGAGAAATGTTAGAATCCTTAAAAGCAGGGGATAAGATTGTAACAAAAGGG contains the following coding sequences:
- the tgt gene encoding tRNA guanosine(34) transglycosylase Tgt, with translation MRFEIIKKDIKSRARIGKITTTHGEVNTPVFMPVGTHGAVKTLTPEEVREQGAEIILGNTYHLFLRPGSKIIKNAGGLHKFMGWEGPILTDSGGYQVYSLARLSKIENDGIYFNSHIDGTKHFFTPELVMEIQFHLGSDIIMPLDVCIGYPASFWETKFALDLTLDWLKRSIEYKKLREDQQILFGIVQGGFYPSLRKEAVEKMVDLPIFGFALGGISVGEPKEKMYEIINYTTELLPEDKPRYLMGVGAPEDLVIAVGFGIDMFDCVLPTRLARHGVFYTKEGRRNIKNSKYKEDFLPLEEDCDCYSCKKFTRSYIRHLFLQYETLAYRLLTIHNLRFLFRLMRNIRESIKEGRYESFKKEFLENYLKSDRENRIKKEELWTKILEV
- the yajC gene encoding preprotein translocase subunit YajC; the encoded protein is MDQNTGSLISILIFWGVFLAIFYFIAIIPQKREEKRRREMLESLKAGDKIVTKGGLIGQIVAINKQTKILQVSFGKGIIMEMVLEGVAYVKKD